The DNA segment CTGTGAGAACGTAGAGAACGTCGCTATAAAACGTGGCAATTCTGTTACGACTGGCATGTTTAGCTGAACACCAAGTGGATCAGTGACTTTAGTCATTTGCGTCCCGCTGGCGTTCAGTTCGTATTTCCGTACTGAAATGATTTTACCAACATTGATTAGCTCAGTAAACAAAGCGCTCGCTTCTTTACTTGTATTTATCAAGGACGCTACAAACCTCATAAAACAGCGACGTACATGAGTGGATTAAAAACCGCACgaagttatttttattttttgacaaagCAGCAGTTTGAAGAAAGTGTTCCACGGCAGTTTGGGTACTGCCTCCACCTTCATTGCATGGGACTTAGGTCCATCTCCCGATTCttatttctgcttttctttttgatATAGCATGTGTTCGATTCCCGCACTTGCATCACTCTGGTGAGCTACATTCTTGGTGAATTTTATCTGTTGCTCTCGCTTGTTCGAGCCCCTGCTTAGTTTACCTCCGAACTGATCATAAATGTTTCTTTGTCTATTTTCTCTCGTCCTCTTGTGTTTTACTGCCGACATTTGCTGTTGTTTTATTTTCGGCGCTACTGTATTACACACAGGCGTAAAACCTGATTTCCGTGCTTTTTATTGTGCGGCAAATTGTGATTGAGGAACTGGCGACGCTAGGCGCCGACACTTCCAGTGCAACCAAATACATGAGTAGATTCAAAATTAAGTGAACATACGGCACCTTTCCAGCTGTCTCTGCTGACCCTCTGCGTTGCATTCGCTGTCGCGATGGCTGGCTACCATGGAGGGTATGGAGGTTACGGCGGCTACGGCGGCTATGGAGGCTATGGCGGTGGTTACGGAGGATACGGCGGCTACGGAGGATACGGTGGCTACGGAGGATACGGCGGATACGGCCATGGTGGTTATGGAGGATACGGAGGTTACGGTGGATACGGCGGATATGGTGGCTACGGTGGCTACGGTGGCTACGGTGGCTACGGCCACGGCGGCTATGGAGGATACGGCCACGGGGGCTACGGTCATGGGTACGGATACAAAGTCATCAGCTACGGCCACGGCCACGGCTACCATGGCTAAGATGTGCCTTCTTGTAGAAATAAATTGTACAGTAGAAAACTTTACATGTGCAAATCATCACTTCTTGAAACGTCCCTCTACGCATTGCGAGAGCACTGTGCGAGCAAACGACTTCCTCTCCCCGCAACACTTTAGCCAAACAGCGCAGAGTTAGTGCGTCTATAAAGAAGCAAACTATGCACGGACATCTAATAGAAGACTGGAAAGAGTTATGTGCTATTACAAGTCCCAGCCAAGGCGTTTGTTAGCTGCCGAAGTTTCTCGCAGCCCTGCTAACTGCTAAGCGTTCGATAAAAGACACTTTGCTTATAACTTACAACTACATTAAGCCAACAGACAACGGCAACAAGGAAATCACAGGCGGAATTACTTGCTTATTCAAATGAAAtgtagaaattataaataaatgaaaacgaaATTGGACAAAAAACCACTGGTCGCAGGTGGGTTACGAACCCACGTCTCCGAatcacgcgtgcgatgctcttaccaatttgcctatccatccatccatcctttccAAGGAAAGTGGATGGAAAGGCTATCCAGCCTTTCCATCCAGTTTTCGGGGTATTTATTTATGTGTACTGGAGTTAACCTCGGGAGCGTTAGCCAGCTTCACATATACTCACTGTCctggcggcggatgtagaacgTCCCTTCTTCCGCATAACTGAAGGCGTCAAAGCTACCGGAGACAAGACCCTCGCTATctgatgaacgagaagaaaagggaacAGAACGGCTCCGGTTTCGTAAGTCACAACcgcataaagccaacagacaatgactaCCGACACGAAACGAATTCATGATAAAACAACTGACCAAAACCCCCGTGCTCAAATGAGAAACGCCATTCCGCACCTCACAAAGATAttgtcattgtctgttggctttatgcgGTTGTGACTCGTGAAAACCGGGCCTCTCTGTTCCCTCTCTTCTCGTTCAATGCTTAGAAGACCATGTCGACATAATCACTCGCGAGTGCACTTATTCATTTCAAAGGCGTGAAGCCTGACCGTGAGTAACGAAGGGTGTAAGTTGATGTGAGTATGACCGCGAGTGAGTACTTGTGAATGAGATTAGGCATGAGTGTGAATAAGTGCATGTTGGTGCGAGTGAGTACGAACATGAGTGACTGCCTGTCAGTGTGTGAGTAGACGCGAGTATGAAAGTGAGTGCGAAGCCTGAAAGAAAATGATGAATGAGTTTCAGTGAGTATTCACATATACTGCCGACTCATGCTTAGAAATATTACAGAATGTTTTATATATTTCGAACCTTGCTTAATTGTGGTTTTTCAATGCTTTCACAAGGTCTTCATCtatctgtttgtttgtttcaaagCCCAGCGGGCTGGCGTAACGCAAGCAGGTGTGGAAATATTGAAATATGCTACTTGAACATGTCAAACGTACAGCTCGAATGGACACTGCAGTGGGAAATAAGTTAATATTTAGGCACAACGGCGAGCAATATCAGTATCAAGCACAAGAAAGGAACACATTCTCAATGTTCTGATACCAAGAAAAGTTTGAACATAACCAACTTTTCCAAGATGTCTACAGCAAGATCAACTCATGCAATAATCTACCTCCTAATGCACGGTCAAAATCAGTGGCCTCAAGAATGGTTATCAGAAAATTATTCAGCTTCAAACAGTTTCTGCAGGATGAGTATGTTTAACTGCGTTACATTTTGCAAAACATTGTTTTGCAAGTGTTCTGGCGTCTGTTTAGTGTTTCTTGTAGGTTAGATGAAAGGTGCTGTACAGTTGTATAATTGTCCTGTCAAGATTACACATACTGACTATGCAGCTGTATTTCCTGCACATCTTAAATCTTGTAATTTCACTGAAGCCATAGCTCAGTAGGGTAGCCACGCCTTCCAAATTTTCCAAAATATTTCCAAATATAGCTTCCTTTGTCAGTTTGTATCTACAATATAACGTTCACACTGAAAATCACCGTAGCGTATTTTAAAGAATTCACACATGTACTGTGTTTCAGTACCCTGAGATTATTTAGT comes from the Dermacentor variabilis isolate Ectoservices chromosome 2, ASM5094787v1, whole genome shotgun sequence genome and includes:
- the LOC142570532 gene encoding uncharacterized protein LOC142570532 gives rise to the protein MKALLSLLTLCVAFAVAMAGYHGGYGGYGGYGGYGGYGGGYGGYGGYGGYGGYGGYGGYGHGGYGGYGGYGGYGGYGGYGGYGGYGGYGHGGYGGYGHGGYGHGYGYKVISYGHGHGYHG